TTGACAAACATGTCAATGATGGATTTGGGGATCAGGTTGCCATTATTTACGATTCTCCGGTGACGAACAAAATCATCAAATATACGTACAGCCAAGTTTTAGAACATGTTTCAAAATTTGCGGGCGGCCTGAAAAAATTAGGTTTAGAAAAAGGTGATACCGCGATCATTTATATGCCAATGATTCCCGAATCTGTATTTGCCATGTTGGCTTGTGCGAGATTAGGCGTTACCCATTCCGTTGTTTTTGGTGGATTTGCGCCACAGGAATTAGCCATCAGAATTGACGACTGTCAACCAAAAGCGATTATCACCGCAAGTTCCGGAATGGAAGTTTCCCGCAGAATTCCGTATTTGCCTTTTGTGAAAGAAGCAGTTTCGATGTCCGAACATCAACCAGAACATATTGTGGCTTTTGATAGAAAACTACTCGGAAATCGGGTTGATTTTAAAAACGATTCTTCATTGGTTGATTTTGAAAAGTTAATGACTGAATCAGAACCAACCGATTGTGTTTCCGTAAAATCTACCCATCCACTCTATATTTTGTACACTTCCGGCACTACTGGAAAACCAAAAGGCGTTGTTCGTGATAATGGCGGACATGCCGTTGCGATGAAGTTTTCAATGCAGAATATTTATGGTGTAAAAGAAGGTGAAACTTTTTGGGCAGCTTCTGATATTGGTTGGGCAGTTGGACACAGTTATTCGGTTTATGGTCCATTAATTAACAGAAATACAACGATTATTTTTGAAGGAAAACCAGTTGGAACTCCAGATGCCGGAACATTCTGGCGGGTTATTGAAGAGCACAAAGTTTCGGTCATGTTTACAGCACCAACCGCAATTCGTGCCATTAAAAAAGAAGATCCGGAAGGAAAATTTATTAAGAAATATGATCTCTCATCGTTGAGAACGCAGTTCTTAGCGGGCGAAAGATGTGATGTTGCAACGCTCGATTGGTATGATGAATTTGTGGGAGTTCCGGCAATTGACCATTGGTGGCAAACTGAATCAGGTTGGCCGATGTTGGGATTAATGCCGGGAGTTGAAGATGTTAAAATTAAAAGAGCATCCGCTGGAAAACCAATTCCGGGTTATGATATTAAAATTTTCAGCGAAGAAGGTTATGAACTCGAACCGCATCACGAAGGTTATTTGGTGATCAAACTTCCTTTGGCTCCAGGAGCGATGATGGGAATTTGGGGCGATCCGGAACGTTTTAAATTTGGATATTTATCCAGATTTCCTGGGTATTATTTTTCCGGAGACGGCGCCATTAAAGATGAAGACGGTTATGTTTTCGTAACAGGACGAGTTGATGACGTCATAAACGTCGCAGGTCACCGACTTTCTACCGCAGAAATGGAAGAAGTTGTGTCTGCTCACAAAGAAATTGCAGAATGTTGTGTGGTCGGAATTGATGATGATTTAAAAGGTCAAATTCCTTTCGCCATTGCGGTTTTAAAATCAGGTTCGGAAGGGGATGAGAAGACTTTGGAGAAGGATCTTGTTTTATTGGTTCGCGAAAAAATAGGCGCTGTGGCGTGTATGAAAAATGCTTTGGTGGTCAATCGTTTACCGAAAACGCGGTCTGGGAAAATTTTGAGAAAACTGATTCGGACGATGTTGGATGGAAAGGAATATCAAATGCCTTCGACGATTGATGATGAAAGTGTTGTGGAGGAATTGCAGTTGAAAATGGATGAATATAAAAAGAAGTATTTGTAAATTGTTGTGTCGATTGTTTAACGCTTTTTTTAACGCAAAGACGCAAAGAATTTATTAATAATGCTGCATAAAATTACGGGCGCAAAGGCGTTTCACTTAGCAAAGCGTTTTGAATAATAAAAGATTTGTGCGTGAGAAATTTACCCATTATGATATTAAGTGAAAATAAAATTCATCAACGATGAACTAATAGGGAAATAAAGTAATTGGAAATCCTTCATCCAGCCACGAAGTGGCGTAATCAATAGCATAGGGCGTAGCCCTATGAGTTTATGAATGAAAAAAACTAAGTTATATTTAAACAAAAATTGGAATAAAAAGAACGGGTCGTAACTAGCCCTGATAGAAGCGGTTACCCCGGAAAAAGCGTTGGGAAAAAGCTTGGTGTGAGGAATATGAGCGGATAGCAGGTTCCCGGCTCCTAAATAAAATTAGAATTAAAAAAAATTAAATATTATGAAAAATTACGTGATAGACGATTTGCCGGACTATTTTAAACAGTATAAAAAATCGATTAAAAACCCGAAAAAATTCTGGGATAAAGTGGCTGATGAGAATTTTGTGTGGTATCAACGGTGGTCCAAAGTGGTGGATTACAACATGGAAGACGCTAAAATTCAGTGGTTTAAAAATGCAAAACTTAATATTACAAAGAATTGTATCGACCGGCATTTGAATGAGCGTGGCGATAAAACAGCAATTATTTTTGAGCCGAATGACCCAAAAGAGGAGGCGCAACATATTTCCTACAGCGAATTGCGCGACCGGGTTTGTAAAATGGCGAATGTTCTGCGTGATCAGGGCGTTCAGAAAGGTGATCGGGTTTGTATTTATTTGCCGATGATTCCGGAACTGGCGGTTTCGATGTTGGCTTGTGCAAGATTGGGCGCGATTCACTCGGTGATTTTTGCAGGATTTTCGGCCAACGCTGTGGAATCCAGAGTCAACGATTGTGGAGCGAAAATGATCATCTGTTCGGATGGAAGTTACCGCGGTACAAAATCAATTGATTTAAAAGGAATCATCGATGAAGCCGTAGAAAAATGTCCGACCGTGGAAAAAGTTTTGGTCGTAAAAAGAACCGGCGGCGAGGTGAACATGAAAGAAGGAAGAGATCTTTGGTTGGCTCCTCTTTATGACAAAGCGCCTTCTGATTTTATTTCGGTGATCATGGATGCGGAAGATCCGCTGTTTATTTTATATACGTCCGGCTCGACTGGAAAACCGAAAGGAATGTTGCACACCACCGCTGGTTATATGGTTTATACAGCGTATACTTTTAAAAATGTTTTCAATTACAAAGAGAATGATATTTATTGGTGTACCGCCGATATCGGCTGGATTACAGGACATTCTTATATTTTGTACGGACCGTTATTGAATGGCGCAACAACGGTTATTTTTGAAGGCGTACCAACTTACCCTGAACCGGATCGGTTCTGGGAAGTGATTGAAAAACATAAAGTGACGCAATTTTATACGGCTCCGACAGCGATTCGTGCCTTGGCAAAAGAATCTTACGAGTGGGTTGAAAAACACGATTTGTCGAGTTTAAGAGTGATCGGATCTGTTGGTGAACCGATTAATGATGAAGCTTGGCACTGGTATAACGATCACGTCGGCAAGAAAAAATGTCCGATTGTTGATACTTGGTGGCAAACTGAAACTGGAGGAATTATGATTTCGCCCTTGCCTTTTATCACGCCGACGAAACCTACTTATGCGACTTTGCCGTTGCCGGGAATTCAGCCTGTTTTAATGGATGATAAGCGAAATGAAATTACTGGAAATCAAGTGGATGGCAATTTATGTATCCGTTTTCCGTGGCCGGGAATTGCTAGAACAATTTGGGGTGATCATCAACGATATAAGGAAACTTACTTCACGGCTTTTCCTGGGAAATATTTTACGGGAGATGGCGCTTTGAGGGACGAAGTTGGTTATTACAGAATCACCGGACGTGTCGATGACGTGATCATTGTTTCCGGACATAATCTGGGAACTGCACCGATTGAGGATAGTGTGAATTTACATCCAGCCGTGGCGGAATCTGCGATTGTCGGTTATCCACACGATGTGAAAGGAAGTGCGCTTTACGGTTTCGTGATGTTGAAAGACAGTGGCGAAGATCGTGACAGAGATAATTTGAGAAAAGAAATCAACAACGTGATTTCTGATACGATTGGACCGATCGCGAAACTGGATAAAATTCAGTTTGTTTCTGCCTTGCCAAAAACCCGCTCCGGGAAAATCATGCGTCGTATTTTGAGAAAAATTGCGGAAGGTGATTTTGCTAATTTCGGCGATACTTCTACGTTGTTGAATCCGGAGATTGTGGAGGAGATTAAGAATGAGAAAATTTAAGATTGTTGGGTGATGGATGTCTGATGATGGATGTTTAAAATCTCACAATAAATTACAAAACCTTGCGGAAACGTGAGGTTTTTTTGTTTTTTTACCGCAAAAGAAACAAAAGAAATGTCGCTGGAAATTTAGACATTCAAAAGATTGCATAAGAATAATACAAAAAATCACCATTAAAATTTTGGTTAAGGAGTTGATGATTAAGATTTCCTACGGAATTGAAAACTAATGTTTGCTGTTCAGCATCGTGCTTTCAAACTTTAACTATTGTGTTAAAAAGCAAATGATAAACGTATACAACAAAACTTTTGTGACTTTGTGGTAAAATTTTTTACTACATTTAAATAAAAATTGAAGAATTCAAATTGCGCTACCGAAGTCATCATCATTGGCGGTGGTTTAGCAGGTTTAACAAGCGCGATACACCTCACGAAAATGGGTTGTAAAGTCATTGTTATTGAGAAGAATTCTTATCCAAAACATAAAGTCTGCGGCGAATATATTTCGAATGAAGTCCTTCCCTACTTTGAGTGGCTCAATGTAAATATTGAAGAATTAAAACCGACTCACATTACATCATTACAATTTTCATCAGAATCTGGACGGACGATTGAAACTAAACTTCCGCTTGGTGGTTTTGGAATTAGTCGTTATACTTTAGACCACGCACTTTATTTAAAAGCCCTTTCACAAAAATGTCAGATTGTTGAAGATCAAGTGAATGAAGTCATTTTTAAAGATGATTTTTTTGAAGTTCATTTGACCTCAGGAAAAACTTTGACCACAAAAATAGTTTTAGGTGGATTTGGAAAAAGATCAAATTTAGATTTAAAAATGAATCGCGATTTTCTAAAAAATAAATCTCGGTGGTTAGCGGTAAAATCTCATTACAAAGGAGAATTTAAAAAAGATGTTGTGGGTTTGCACAATTTTAAAGGTGGTTACTGCGGCGTTTCAAAAGTGGAGAATAATTTGCTCAACATCTGTTATTTAACTAATTTTAAATCGTTCAAGAAATATAAAAACATTGAAGAATTCCAGGAAAAAGTAGTCGCTCAAAATCCTCATTTAAAAAAGATTTTAGAAAATTCAACTTCTGTGTTTGAAAA
This DNA window, taken from Kaistella carnis, encodes the following:
- a CDS encoding NAD(P)/FAD-dependent oxidoreductase, with the translated sequence MKNSNCATEVIIIGGGLAGLTSAIHLTKMGCKVIVIEKNSYPKHKVCGEYISNEVLPYFEWLNVNIEELKPTHITSLQFSSESGRTIETKLPLGGFGISRYTLDHALYLKALSQKCQIVEDQVNEVIFKDDFFEVHLTSGKTLTTKIVLGGFGKRSNLDLKMNRDFLKNKSRWLAVKSHYKGEFKKDVVGLHNFKGGYCGVSKVENNLLNICYLTNFKSFKKYKNIEEFQEKVVAQNPHLKKILENSTSVFEKPLTISQICFEKKENVENHILMMGDTAGLIHPLCGNGMAMAIHSAKLASEETIDFLSGKISRQEMERNYSSNWNKNFKQRLWYGRILGSILEHSKLSEVLTNLITHLPFLLPIIIRKTHGKEINMTQN
- a CDS encoding AMP-binding protein, which encodes MNADQMFKESITQKEKFWAEQAEQIEWFKKPKHILTDDGENYPTWFAEGELNTCFLAVDKHVNDGFGDQVAIIYDSPVTNKIIKYTYSQVLEHVSKFAGGLKKLGLEKGDTAIIYMPMIPESVFAMLACARLGVTHSVVFGGFAPQELAIRIDDCQPKAIITASSGMEVSRRIPYLPFVKEAVSMSEHQPEHIVAFDRKLLGNRVDFKNDSSLVDFEKLMTESEPTDCVSVKSTHPLYILYTSGTTGKPKGVVRDNGGHAVAMKFSMQNIYGVKEGETFWAASDIGWAVGHSYSVYGPLINRNTTIIFEGKPVGTPDAGTFWRVIEEHKVSVMFTAPTAIRAIKKEDPEGKFIKKYDLSSLRTQFLAGERCDVATLDWYDEFVGVPAIDHWWQTESGWPMLGLMPGVEDVKIKRASAGKPIPGYDIKIFSEEGYELEPHHEGYLVIKLPLAPGAMMGIWGDPERFKFGYLSRFPGYYFSGDGAIKDEDGYVFVTGRVDDVINVAGHRLSTAEMEEVVSAHKEIAECCVVGIDDDLKGQIPFAIAVLKSGSEGDEKTLEKDLVLLVREKIGAVACMKNALVVNRLPKTRSGKILRKLIRTMLDGKEYQMPSTIDDESVVEELQLKMDEYKKKYL
- the acs gene encoding acetate--CoA ligase; this encodes MKNYVIDDLPDYFKQYKKSIKNPKKFWDKVADENFVWYQRWSKVVDYNMEDAKIQWFKNAKLNITKNCIDRHLNERGDKTAIIFEPNDPKEEAQHISYSELRDRVCKMANVLRDQGVQKGDRVCIYLPMIPELAVSMLACARLGAIHSVIFAGFSANAVESRVNDCGAKMIICSDGSYRGTKSIDLKGIIDEAVEKCPTVEKVLVVKRTGGEVNMKEGRDLWLAPLYDKAPSDFISVIMDAEDPLFILYTSGSTGKPKGMLHTTAGYMVYTAYTFKNVFNYKENDIYWCTADIGWITGHSYILYGPLLNGATTVIFEGVPTYPEPDRFWEVIEKHKVTQFYTAPTAIRALAKESYEWVEKHDLSSLRVIGSVGEPINDEAWHWYNDHVGKKKCPIVDTWWQTETGGIMISPLPFITPTKPTYATLPLPGIQPVLMDDKRNEITGNQVDGNLCIRFPWPGIARTIWGDHQRYKETYFTAFPGKYFTGDGALRDEVGYYRITGRVDDVIIVSGHNLGTAPIEDSVNLHPAVAESAIVGYPHDVKGSALYGFVMLKDSGEDRDRDNLRKEINNVISDTIGPIAKLDKIQFVSALPKTRSGKIMRRILRKIAEGDFANFGDTSTLLNPEIVEEIKNEKI